From a single Bacillus pseudomycoides DSM 12442 genomic region:
- a CDS encoding DUF456 domain-containing protein, which yields MTVLLTLCIIACFIVSFIAFIYPIIPGILALWAGYLIYHFAINGGELTISFWILQIIFTIIIFVADFIANGYFLKKYGSTKWGERVGMVSIIIGSFFFPPFGLIIIPFLSVFVTEIMHKKTPQEAFMVGIATVVGFLSSTVAKAILQIIMIIIFVCYILF from the coding sequence GTGACCGTTTTATTAACACTTTGTATAATTGCTTGTTTTATCGTATCGTTTATTGCGTTTATCTATCCGATTATCCCTGGCATACTTGCACTGTGGGCTGGATATCTCATTTATCATTTTGCCATAAATGGTGGGGAGCTAACAATAAGTTTTTGGATCCTTCAAATCATTTTTACCATCATTATTTTCGTTGCTGATTTTATCGCAAATGGATACTTCTTAAAGAAATATGGAAGTACCAAATGGGGTGAACGTGTGGGAATGGTTTCTATTATTATCGGCTCCTTTTTCTTCCCACCATTTGGTCTCATTATCATTCCATTTCTGTCTGTTTTCGTGACAGAAATAATGCATAAAAAGACACCACAAGAAGCGTTTATGGTCGGAATTGCTACAGTCGTCGGCTTCTTAAGCAGTACAGTAGCAAAAGCAATTTTACAAATTATTATGATTATCATTTTTGTATGTTACATTCTTTTTTAA
- the cotH gene encoding spore coat protein CotH, whose amino-acid sequence MLPSYDFFIHPMYLVELKKDIWSDSPVPAKLTYGKRKYDIDIVYRGAHIREFDKKSYHVMFYKPKQFQGVKEFHLNSEFKDPSLIRNKLSLDFFSDIGVLSPKSQHVFIKINGQIQGVYLQLESVDENFLKSRKLPSGSIYYAIDDDANFSLISERDQDVKTNLSAGYEFKCANEHSEEQLSEFVYQANVLSREKYEKEIINYLDVDKYLRWLAGVILTQNFDGFVHNYALYHNDETNLFEVIPWDYDATWGRDVEGRRLNHEYIRIQGYNTLSARILDIPVFRKQYRSILEEILEEKFTVSFIKPKVERMCEAIRPYLIQDPYMKEKIDIFDQEPDIIFRYINNRSQYVHKYLHELL is encoded by the coding sequence ATGTTGCCTTCTTATGATTTTTTTATTCATCCGATGTATCTTGTTGAATTAAAGAAGGACATTTGGTCTGATAGTCCAGTGCCTGCTAAATTAACATATGGGAAAAGAAAGTATGATATTGACATTGTATACCGGGGAGCACATATTCGAGAATTTGATAAAAAATCATATCATGTTATGTTCTATAAGCCGAAACAATTTCAAGGGGTGAAAGAGTTTCATTTGAATTCTGAGTTTAAGGATCCATCACTTATAAGAAATAAATTATCGCTTGACTTTTTTAGTGATATTGGTGTACTTTCGCCAAAATCCCAGCATGTTTTTATCAAGATTAATGGTCAAATTCAAGGTGTATATTTACAATTAGAATCTGTTGATGAAAACTTTTTGAAAAGCCGTAAATTACCGAGTGGGTCAATTTATTATGCGATTGATGATGATGCGAATTTTTCTTTAATAAGTGAGCGTGATCAAGATGTTAAAACAAACCTATCTGCAGGCTATGAGTTTAAATGTGCGAATGAACATAGTGAAGAACAGCTTAGTGAATTCGTTTATCAGGCAAATGTACTATCACGAGAAAAATATGAAAAAGAAATTATAAATTACCTTGATGTTGACAAATATTTGCGGTGGCTAGCAGGTGTTATTTTGACTCAAAACTTTGACGGATTTGTTCATAACTATGCACTGTATCATAATGATGAAACGAATTTATTTGAAGTGATACCGTGGGATTATGATGCGACATGGGGCCGTGATGTAGAAGGAAGGCGGCTAAACCATGAGTATATCCGAATTCAAGGATATAATACGTTGAGTGCTAGAATTCTCGATATACCGGTATTTCGAAAGCAATACCGTAGCATTCTTGAAGAAATTTTGGAAGAGAAATTTACAGTTTCGTTTATAAAACCGAAAGTAGAGAGAATGTGTGAAGCAATTCGTCCTTACTTGATTCAGGATCCCTATATGAAAGAGAAAATAGATATTTTTGATCAAGAACCAGATATTATCTTTCGATATATAAATAATAGGAGTCAATATGTACACAAGTATTTACATGAACTATTATAA
- a CDS encoding DedA family protein, whose protein sequence is MLANLIEQLLQFFASLGYFGVALGLMIEIIPSEIVLSYAGFLVAQDKISFIGAVIAGTIGGTLAQIFLYWLGYYGGRPVVEKYGKYLLINKHHLDVAESWFKRYGAGVIFSARFIPIVRHAISIPAGLAKMPLKLFTLYTVVAIIPWSILFIYLGEKLGGNWRHIKEYAADYTHYIIIGAVLFIALYFGLKVLKKRKTVR, encoded by the coding sequence ATGTTAGCAAATTTAATAGAGCAGTTATTGCAATTTTTCGCAAGTTTAGGATACTTTGGAGTTGCTTTAGGGCTAATGATTGAAATTATTCCGAGTGAGATTGTCCTTTCTTATGCTGGTTTTTTAGTTGCGCAAGATAAAATAAGTTTTATTGGGGCAGTAATCGCCGGTACAATTGGCGGTACATTAGCACAAATCTTTTTATACTGGTTAGGATATTACGGAGGGCGTCCGGTAGTTGAAAAATATGGTAAATATTTATTGATTAACAAGCATCATTTAGATGTAGCCGAAAGTTGGTTTAAACGTTATGGTGCGGGGGTAATCTTCTCTGCTCGTTTCATCCCAATTGTACGCCATGCGATTTCAATACCAGCAGGATTAGCGAAAATGCCTTTAAAACTTTTTACACTATATACAGTAGTTGCGATTATTCCATGGTCAATTCTCTTTATTTATTTAGGAGAAAAACTAGGTGGGAATTGGCGGCATATTAAAGAATATGCAGCTGATTATACGCATTACATAATTATTGGGGCAGTGCTCTTTATTGCTCTTTATTTCGGTTTAAAGGTATTGAAAAAAAGAAAAACAGTTCGTTAA
- a CDS encoding magnesium transporter CorA family protein, whose product MLNIYLTDRNGKLQEIEEIQKGCWINVLHPTEEEIQFLVQTLNVELDFIKDPLDDEERSRIEKEDDNALIIVDIPTVRHDEEGNSIYDTIPIGMIVMPECFVTICLEENPIFERFINQRIKEFYTFKKTRFALQLLYTISTYYLRYLKQINRKTIDLEHELNKSMKNKEIFTLLGLEKSLVYFTTSLKANKIVIQKLMRNNTFIKMYEDDQDLLEDVLIENKQAIEMAEIYSNILSGMMNTFSSVISNNLNSVMKFLTSMTIILSVPTMVSSFFGMNVPVPLSENPHGFLMAMIISAILSCVMAFIFWKKRYF is encoded by the coding sequence ATGTTAAATATTTATTTAACAGACCGAAACGGAAAACTACAAGAAATAGAGGAAATTCAAAAAGGTTGTTGGATTAATGTACTCCATCCAACAGAGGAAGAAATTCAATTTCTAGTGCAAACATTGAATGTAGAATTGGATTTTATTAAAGACCCTTTGGATGATGAAGAACGATCTCGGATTGAAAAAGAAGATGACAATGCATTAATTATCGTTGATATTCCAACAGTAAGGCATGATGAAGAAGGAAATTCAATATACGACACGATTCCAATTGGTATGATTGTAATGCCGGAATGTTTCGTTACAATCTGTTTAGAAGAAAATCCGATTTTCGAGCGATTTATTAATCAGCGTATTAAAGAATTTTATACTTTTAAAAAGACTCGTTTTGCATTGCAGCTCTTATATACGATTTCTACTTATTATTTACGATACTTAAAACAAATTAACCGAAAAACAATCGACCTAGAGCACGAGTTAAATAAGTCGATGAAAAATAAAGAAATCTTTACATTATTAGGTCTTGAAAAGAGTTTAGTGTATTTTACAACATCTTTAAAAGCAAACAAAATTGTTATTCAAAAGTTAATGCGCAATAATACGTTTATTAAAATGTATGAAGATGATCAAGATTTACTAGAAGATGTATTAATTGAAAATAAACAGGCCATTGAAATGGCTGAAATATATAGTAATATTTTAAGTGGTATGATGAATACGTTTAGTTCGGTTATTTCTAATAATTTAAACAGTGTTATGAAGTTTTTAACTTCTATGACAATCATATTATCAGTGCCAACAATGGTTTCCAGTTTTTTTGGAATGAATGTTCCAGTTCCTTTAAGTGAAAATCCGCATGGTTTTTTAATGGCTATGATTATATCCGCAATATTATCTTGCGTAATGGCCTTTATTTTTTGGAAGAAACGTTATTTTTAA
- a CDS encoding permease, giving the protein MELFQLPKAFLQMNTIFISILIEALPFVLIGVFISGFIQMFVTEDMVAKWMPKNRFLSVLLATFLGMMFPGCECGIVPIVRRLIGKGVPPYAGIAFMLTGPIINPVVLFATYVAFGSSMHMVWYRSIVAIIVAIIVGLILSFMFKDHQLRDEHFPEVDHKRPLRKKMWDVCTHAVEEFFSMGKYLVVGALIAAAVQTFVQTSTLLSIGQGPFSSSAVMMGLAYILSLCSEADAFIASSFQSTFSTASLVAFLVYGPMVDIKNMFMMLATFKTKFVIVVIATVTLVVYASSLLIYAMGW; this is encoded by the coding sequence ATGGAATTGTTTCAGTTACCGAAAGCATTCCTGCAAATGAATACGATTTTTATCTCAATTTTAATTGAAGCACTACCATTTGTGCTAATTGGTGTATTTATTTCAGGATTCATTCAAATGTTTGTGACAGAAGATATGGTGGCAAAATGGATGCCCAAAAATCGATTTCTGTCTGTATTATTAGCTACTTTTCTTGGCATGATGTTTCCAGGGTGTGAATGTGGAATCGTTCCAATTGTAAGACGTTTAATTGGGAAAGGTGTTCCGCCGTATGCTGGAATTGCATTTATGTTAACGGGGCCAATTATTAATCCGGTTGTATTATTTGCAACATATGTTGCGTTTGGAAGTAGTATGCATATGGTGTGGTATCGTTCCATTGTAGCCATTATTGTAGCTATTATCGTTGGACTTATATTATCGTTTATGTTTAAAGATCATCAACTACGTGATGAACATTTCCCAGAGGTGGATCATAAGCGTCCTTTGCGTAAAAAGATGTGGGACGTATGTACACATGCGGTTGAAGAGTTTTTCTCAATGGGGAAATACTTAGTAGTGGGAGCATTAATTGCTGCTGCAGTTCAAACATTTGTACAAACTTCAACACTACTTTCTATAGGGCAAGGACCGTTCTCTTCATCAGCTGTTATGATGGGACTTGCGTATATTTTATCACTATGTTCAGAAGCGGATGCTTTTATTGCATCTTCGTTCCAAAGTACATTTTCAACAGCATCACTTGTCGCGTTCCTCGTTTATGGACCGATGGTGGATATTAAAAATATGTTTATGATGCTTGCGACATTTAAAACAAAATTTGTAATTGTTGTGATAGCTACAGTTACACTTGTGGTTTATGCAAGCTCACTACTCATTTATGCGATGGGGTGGTAG
- a CDS encoding NUDIX hydrolase, translated as MEVKWIDWVKQIQAIAQAGLTYSKDVYDMERFGQLRDLSVTMMSHYTKTDWEVVERLFANEMGYQTPKVDIRAVVYQDGKLLFVKEKSDGKWALPGGWADVGYTPTEVAAKEVWEETGYKVDHFRLLAVFDKEKHYPSPSAMHVYKIFIGCEIVGGEKQTSIETEEVTFFGEKEIPELSTARNTEWQIREMFACMKDRNKSSLLD; from the coding sequence ATGGAAGTGAAATGGATCGATTGGGTAAAACAAATACAAGCCATTGCTCAGGCTGGTTTAACGTATTCAAAAGATGTGTATGATATGGAACGTTTCGGGCAATTACGTGATCTTTCAGTTACGATGATGTCTCATTATACGAAGACAGATTGGGAAGTGGTAGAGAGATTATTTGCCAATGAAATGGGTTATCAAACACCAAAAGTAGATATTCGGGCTGTCGTGTATCAGGATGGAAAATTATTATTTGTGAAAGAAAAAAGTGACGGGAAATGGGCTCTTCCAGGTGGCTGGGCAGATGTTGGCTATACGCCAACAGAAGTGGCAGCAAAAGAAGTGTGGGAGGAAACGGGTTATAAAGTTGATCATTTTCGATTATTAGCAGTATTTGATAAAGAAAAACATTATCCATCACCATCAGCAATGCATGTATATAAAATATTTATTGGTTGTGAAATTGTTGGGGGCGAAAAACAAACAAGTATTGAAACAGAAGAAGTGACCTTTTTTGGTGAAAAAGAAATCCCAGAGTTATCGACTGCTAGAAATACAGAGTGGCAAATTAGAGAGATGTTTGCCTGTATGAAAGATAGGAATAAAAGCTCCTTACTTGATTAA
- a CDS encoding SDR family oxidoreductase: MELGLAGKTALVVASSQGLGKAIATELVKEGTNVMLLSRNEEKLASLQKELIALNKGTAMYTVCDVTNKENMKQAVEYTVQTFGTIDILVNNAGGPKPGTFEQLTDEDWYNSFELNLLSYVRMIREVLPYMKEQGGKIINIASSSIKEPIPGLLLSNTFRVGITGLAKTLASELAPYNILINTIAPGRIATDRIASLDETAAEKRGITVEDVQKQYEAIIPLGRYGRPSEFAKFATFLASDANTYMTGQSFLVDGGMVKSL; encoded by the coding sequence ATGGAACTTGGATTAGCTGGAAAAACTGCTCTAGTTGTTGCTTCTAGTCAAGGTTTAGGAAAAGCGATTGCTACGGAACTTGTAAAAGAAGGAACAAATGTTATGCTACTTAGTCGTAATGAAGAAAAGCTAGCATCTTTACAAAAAGAATTGATCGCTCTTAATAAAGGCACTGCCATGTATACAGTTTGTGATGTTACAAACAAAGAAAACATGAAACAAGCGGTAGAATATACTGTACAAACCTTTGGCACAATTGATATTTTAGTAAACAATGCCGGCGGCCCTAAGCCTGGTACATTTGAACAATTAACAGACGAAGATTGGTACAATTCATTTGAGCTTAATTTATTAAGTTACGTTCGTATGATTCGTGAAGTACTTCCATATATGAAAGAGCAAGGCGGCAAAATTATTAACATTGCTTCGTCTTCTATTAAAGAGCCCATTCCCGGATTACTATTATCGAATACATTCCGCGTCGGCATTACAGGCTTAGCAAAAACGTTAGCATCTGAGCTTGCTCCATATAACATTTTAATTAATACGATTGCTCCTGGACGTATTGCTACAGACCGCATCGCTTCTCTCGATGAAACAGCTGCCGAAAAGCGCGGAATTACAGTAGAAGACGTTCAAAAACAATATGAAGCAATTATCCCACTTGGAAGATATGGTCGTCCTAGTGAATTCGCTAAATTTGCTACATTCCTTGCATCCGATGCAAATACTTATATGACTGGGCAATCATTCCTTGTTGATGGTGGAATGGTAAAAAGCTTATAA
- a CDS encoding YjcZ family sporulation protein, with protein MGFAHGNGFALLVVLFILLIIVGAACFC; from the coding sequence ATGGGCTTCGCACATGGAAATGGATTCGCGTTACTTGTCGTACTATTTATCCTCTTAATTATCGTCGGTGCTGCTTGCTTTTGCTAG
- the cls gene encoding cardiolipin synthase has protein sequence MKKCVSILLWIIGIFIWMNIDLEMGKKMTSGLEISQIRYGNFQLYTSGTDLYQNLFDDINRSEKYVYIHFYIVGKDEVSRNFLQLLEKKASSGVDVKLSVDRIGGYKMKKQVIQQLKEKGVKFTFSKKPKLKNLFYSLHQRNHRRIAVIDGKISYIGGFNIGKEYLGKDPKFGKWRDYQLRIEGDGATDMEQKFAEDWYADTGEKLSLYKGPSQQGNAKYQYVFSDGKGLWQEYGALLKGAKKSLIIATPYFVPSKEMMDGLQEALRRGVTVKILVPFKSDALLLKQAAYPHLKKMLDAGAEVYQYRNGFFHGKVTIIDDISVDVGTANFDNRSFYINTESDCFIYDKAVVAEVWKRLQEDFHDSKRLTDKDFDKINSWDWFLAKVANVLASYL, from the coding sequence ATGAAAAAATGTGTATCCATTTTGTTATGGATCATAGGGATATTCATATGGATGAACATCGATTTAGAGATGGGGAAGAAAATGACTAGTGGGCTTGAAATATCACAAATTCGATACGGGAATTTCCAATTATATACAAGCGGAACGGATTTGTATCAAAATTTGTTTGATGATATAAATCGTTCAGAAAAGTATGTCTATATTCATTTTTATATTGTTGGTAAAGATGAAGTGAGTCGTAATTTTTTACAATTATTAGAGAAGAAAGCATCGAGCGGTGTGGATGTGAAATTATCAGTAGACCGTATAGGTGGCTATAAAATGAAGAAACAAGTGATTCAGCAGTTAAAAGAAAAGGGTGTTAAGTTTACTTTTAGTAAAAAGCCTAAATTAAAGAATTTGTTTTATTCATTGCATCAACGTAACCACCGGCGTATTGCGGTGATAGATGGAAAGATATCTTACATTGGTGGTTTTAACATTGGAAAGGAGTATCTCGGTAAGGATCCTAAATTTGGGAAATGGCGTGATTATCAGTTGCGTATTGAAGGAGATGGAGCGACTGATATGGAACAGAAATTTGCAGAAGATTGGTATGCGGATACTGGTGAAAAACTTTCTTTGTACAAAGGACCATCTCAGCAAGGAAATGCAAAGTATCAATATGTATTTTCAGATGGGAAAGGGTTATGGCAGGAATACGGTGCATTATTAAAAGGGGCTAAAAAATCATTAATCATTGCAACGCCGTATTTTGTACCAAGTAAGGAAATGATGGATGGTTTACAAGAAGCATTGCGGCGTGGCGTGACGGTAAAGATTCTTGTTCCTTTTAAAAGTGACGCTCTGTTACTAAAACAAGCTGCTTATCCGCATTTAAAAAAGATGCTGGATGCCGGTGCGGAAGTCTATCAATACCGGAATGGTTTTTTTCATGGAAAGGTGACAATAATTGATGATATAAGTGTTGATGTAGGAACAGCTAATTTTGATAATCGTAGTTTTTACATAAATACAGAGTCGGACTGTTTTATATATGATAAAGCAGTTGTAGCTGAGGTATGGAAACGACTACAAGAGGATTTTCATGATTCTAAACGCTTAACTGATAAAGATTTTGACAAAATAAATAGCTGGGATTGGTTTCTAGCAAAGGTAGCAAATGTTCTGGCATCCTATTTATAG
- a CDS encoding TIGR03943 family putative permease subunit, with protein MFRAYILLGFTILIAQLHISGNITKYINMKYAYLSKTAAIILGFLTLIQIIVVFQKEHKKEKDQHSCGCDHSHCGHDHSKDENTWWKRTFAYTLFCFPIISGLFFPIATLDSDIVKAKGFHFPVAQAESTDPFITRQFLRPDTSIYYGKEGYRGVMEKGKKEYVTKDNIALKDEDFLKGIETIYNYPGEFTGKTLSFKGFVFRDDSSKKEQYFLFRFGIIHCVADSGVYGMLVKKPDGVEWKNDDWIEVEGEISTEFYQPFHANIPVLEVTKWNKVEQPKEQYVFRGAD; from the coding sequence ATGTTTCGAGCATATATTTTACTCGGATTTACAATCTTAATTGCGCAGCTTCATATTTCAGGTAATATAACAAAGTATATAAATATGAAGTACGCATATTTATCAAAAACAGCTGCAATTATTTTAGGGTTTTTAACACTTATTCAAATCATTGTTGTTTTCCAAAAGGAACACAAAAAGGAAAAAGATCAGCACAGTTGTGGTTGTGATCATAGTCATTGTGGACATGATCATTCAAAAGATGAAAACACATGGTGGAAACGAACTTTTGCGTATACATTATTTTGTTTCCCTATTATTTCAGGACTATTCTTTCCAATTGCGACGTTAGATTCAGATATTGTTAAAGCGAAAGGATTTCATTTCCCTGTTGCGCAAGCAGAGAGTACAGATCCATTTATTACAAGGCAGTTTTTAAGACCCGATACGAGTATTTACTATGGAAAAGAAGGGTATCGTGGTGTGATGGAAAAAGGAAAAAAAGAATACGTCACAAAAGATAATATTGCCTTGAAGGATGAAGACTTCTTAAAAGGTATAGAAACAATTTATAATTATCCTGGTGAATTTACAGGTAAGACACTTTCGTTTAAAGGATTTGTTTTCCGCGATGATTCTTCAAAGAAAGAACAATATTTCTTATTCCGCTTTGGTATTATTCATTGTGTAGCCGATTCAGGTGTATACGGGATGTTAGTGAAAAAGCCAGATGGAGTAGAGTGGAAGAATGATGATTGGATTGAAGTGGAAGGTGAAATTTCAACTGAATTTTATCAACCATTCCATGCAAATATTCCTGTTTTGGAAGTAACAAAATGGAATAAAGTTGAACAGCCGAAAGAACAATATGTATTTAGAGGAGCCGATTGA
- a CDS encoding acyl-CoA thioesterase translates to MEETNGKTVNESRVFKTSRVFPTDLNDHNTLFGGKILAEMDMIASISATRHSRMECVTASMDWVDFLHPVRSTDCVSYESFVIWTGRTSMEVFVKVVAEDLISGEKRIAATSFVTFVALGKENNPVPVPRVIPETEGEKKLHEIAVLRAQQRHIRKAESKKIATLLTL, encoded by the coding sequence ATGGAAGAAACAAATGGGAAAACAGTTAATGAATCAAGAGTTTTTAAAACAAGTCGTGTCTTTCCAACAGATTTAAATGATCATAACACATTATTTGGAGGTAAAATATTAGCTGAAATGGATATGATTGCATCTATCTCAGCAACGAGACATTCACGAATGGAATGTGTAACGGCATCAATGGACTGGGTAGATTTTTTACATCCAGTTCGTTCAACTGATTGTGTGAGCTATGAATCGTTTGTCATTTGGACAGGGAGAACGTCGATGGAAGTGTTTGTAAAGGTAGTAGCGGAAGATTTAATTTCTGGTGAAAAACGAATTGCAGCAACATCTTTTGTTACATTTGTAGCACTTGGGAAAGAAAATAATCCAGTTCCTGTTCCGCGTGTAATTCCCGAAACAGAGGGAGAAAAAAAATTACATGAAATTGCTGTTTTACGTGCGCAACAACGTCATATTCGAAAAGCAGAAAGTAAGAAAATTGCAACGTTATTAACTTTATAA
- a CDS encoding spore coat protein, protein MRCMEELMKCSYEMIHMIGEYMNRVEGEELKDILKQHLPYILQAYNEQVNFQEGENIQHMICEQLKSPLIQNDIPMKNTSQGDIELAISYISNLKRLALRFAQVAVEVANPEFRSFLENCFVKMNRYAYSVWQYVVKKEYTIENIYEDERFA, encoded by the coding sequence ATGAGATGTATGGAAGAGTTAATGAAGTGTAGCTATGAAATGATTCATATGATTGGTGAGTATATGAATAGGGTGGAAGGTGAAGAGTTAAAGGATATATTAAAACAACATTTGCCCTATATTTTGCAAGCTTACAATGAACAAGTGAACTTTCAAGAAGGTGAAAATATACAGCATATGATTTGTGAACAACTGAAGTCCCCCCTTATACAAAATGATATACCGATGAAGAATACAAGTCAGGGTGACATTGAACTTGCTATTTCCTATATTTCGAATTTAAAAAGATTAGCACTCAGATTCGCCCAAGTTGCTGTAGAAGTTGCAAATCCGGAATTTCGATCATTTTTGGAAAACTGCTTTGTTAAAATGAATCGTTATGCATATAGTGTATGGCAATATGTTGTGAAAAAAGAATATACAATAGAGAATATATATGAAGACGAAAGATTTGCATAG
- a CDS encoding NAD(P)-dependent oxidoreductase, whose product MKICIFGATGRVGSQLMKLALQDSHDITVLVRDQNKLMMRHDKLHIVEGDVLQGNDVKKALKDAELVLSALGTDGNRTLSNSIPSIIKHMGKEGVKRIITIGTAGILQARTNQKIYRFQSEESKRKTTTAAEDHLAAYVALKNSGLCWTIVCPTHLIDGEETGIYRTETDMLPLDGSKITVGDTARFTWSLINEKVYENSRVGIAY is encoded by the coding sequence ATGAAAATATGTATATTTGGTGCAACTGGAAGAGTTGGGTCACAGTTAATGAAACTAGCATTACAAGATTCACATGATATCACAGTATTAGTTCGTGATCAAAATAAGCTTATGATGAGACATGATAAGCTACATATCGTAGAAGGGGATGTATTACAGGGAAATGATGTGAAGAAAGCTTTAAAGGACGCTGAGCTCGTTTTAAGCGCTCTTGGAACAGATGGAAATAGAACATTATCGAATAGTATACCTAGCATTATAAAACATATGGGGAAAGAGGGAGTAAAAAGGATTATTACGATAGGAACAGCAGGCATTTTACAGGCGCGGACAAATCAGAAGATATATCGATTTCAATCGGAAGAATCAAAAAGAAAAACCACAACGGCTGCAGAAGATCATTTAGCTGCTTATGTAGCTTTAAAAAATAGTGGGCTATGCTGGACAATTGTTTGTCCTACACATTTAATTGATGGTGAAGAAACGGGTATATACCGGACGGAGACGGATATGTTACCACTGGATGGATCAAAAATTACGGTAGGAGATACAGCTCGTTTTACGTGGTCTCTAATAAATGAAAAAGTATATGAAAATAGCCGTGTAGGCATTGCTTATTAA
- a CDS encoding putative polysaccharide biosynthesis protein, translated as MKGSPFLRGTLFLTMATMISKMLGFIYVIPFTAMVGTSGYILYTYAYRPYTIMLSIATMGLPLAVSKMVSKYDELNDYHTVKRVLKSGMFFMVFMGIVSFLVLYMLAPYLAKLVIDGSDQTGNSMTAVTYNIRIVSFALLIVPVMSLLRGFFQGFQSMGPSASSVVVEQFFRVLTILIGSFVVLHILKASVSLAVGVSTFGAFMGAAAGLTVLIGFYMRRRKYLKRKEIASIPQTTKSFFALYKELFTYSIPFVAVGLAIPLYQTIDTFTINKLLIEIGYVQGEAEKINAIIGLVQMVVLIPVSVATAFSMSLVPEMTKAYTVGNEQLLYKHFTKTNLLVVGITIPAAIGMIILAQPIYTLLFGVGNDPSLGSVILRYYAPACILFSLFTVTAAMLQGIDQQKKTVLGLTLGIIIKIVLNIILLPYFDYTSFIISTYAGYTVSVSFNLWMLSKYVIKAT; from the coding sequence ATGAAAGGATCACCGTTTTTACGTGGAACATTATTTTTAACGATGGCAACGATGATATCTAAAATGCTTGGATTTATATATGTTATCCCATTTACAGCGATGGTTGGTACTAGTGGATACATATTATATACATATGCATATCGGCCATATACAATTATGCTGAGCATTGCAACGATGGGATTGCCACTTGCTGTTTCTAAAATGGTTTCAAAATACGATGAGTTAAATGATTATCATACAGTAAAACGGGTGCTAAAAAGTGGAATGTTTTTTATGGTTTTTATGGGAATTGTTTCATTTCTAGTTCTTTATATGTTAGCTCCATATCTTGCAAAGCTAGTGATCGATGGAAGTGATCAAACTGGTAATAGTATGACTGCTGTGACGTATAATATTCGAATTGTTAGTTTTGCATTATTGATTGTACCAGTAATGAGTTTATTGCGCGGCTTTTTTCAAGGATTTCAATCTATGGGACCGTCAGCATCTAGTGTAGTTGTGGAACAGTTTTTTCGTGTCTTAACAATCTTAATAGGAAGCTTTGTTGTTTTGCATATTTTGAAAGCGTCTGTTTCGTTAGCGGTTGGAGTTTCAACTTTTGGTGCATTTATGGGGGCAGCGGCAGGATTGACTGTTTTGATAGGTTTTTATATGAGAAGGCGGAAATATTTAAAACGGAAAGAGATTGCCAGTATCCCACAGACAACGAAGTCCTTTTTTGCTTTATACAAAGAGCTATTTACGTATTCAATTCCATTTGTTGCTGTTGGGTTAGCGATTCCGTTGTATCAAACAATTGATACATTTACAATCAATAAACTTTTAATAGAGATAGGTTACGTACAAGGTGAAGCAGAAAAAATAAATGCAATAATTGGGCTTGTCCAAATGGTTGTACTTATTCCTGTATCCGTTGCAACAGCTTTTAGTATGTCTCTCGTTCCTGAAATGACGAAAGCTTATACAGTTGGAAATGAACAATTATTATATAAGCATTTCACGAAAACGAATTTACTTGTTGTAGGGATTACAATTCCCGCAGCAATTGGAATGATTATATTAGCCCAACCTATATACACTCTTTTATTTGGAGTAGGAAATGATCCAAGTTTAGGAAGTGTTATTTTACGGTACTATGCACCAGCGTGTATATTATTTTCATTGTTTACAGTTACTGCTGCGATGTTACAAGGGATTGATCAGCAAAAAAAAACAGTTCTAGGTTTAACCTTAGGAATTATAATAAAGATTGTACTAAATATTATATTATTGCCGTACTTTGACTACACCAGTTTTATTATCTCAACATATGCAGGCTACACAGTTTCAGTTTCATTTAACTTGTGGATGCTGTCTAAATATGTTATAAAGGCAACATGA